CGGCGAACACTGGAAGCAACACTGTCCCGTCGGTCGTACCGGCTCAGCGGCTGAGGTCGCCGAGGCGGTGTGGTTCTTGAGTCGGCGCGAGGCCGGCTTTATCAACGGCGCGGTGCTGCACGTGAGTGGCGGGTTGGATGTGGCGCCTTAAGGCAACGTGCGGTCGAAACGATGGCGTGCCCGTTCACGGAACATATGTAGCGACGCCCTGCTTTGGCCCTGACCATCACCGAATATGTGTCGCGACACCGTATCAATGACGCCCCAGGGGCGTTGAGGGAGCAGTCTGGATGTACCCGATTGAGTTGAAAGGAAAGGTTGCGCTGATCACCGGCGGCACCCGTGGTATTGGCCTTGGAAGCGCGCTGGCACTGGGACAGGCCGGCGTGCGCTGCGTGCTGACCTACCGCTGGGGCTCGGCCGATGAGTCCGAGCTGCTCGCGAAGTTCGACGCCATCGGCGCTCCTCGTCCCATGCTGGTCGCGGCCGATGTGGCCAACGATGAGGATGTGTCGGCGCTGATGGATGCCATCGCTGCGGAGCACGCCGGAGTCGACATCTTCATCAGCAATGTGGCCTTTGCCGCGCGCACCCCGAGCTTAAGCGACTACAAAAAGCGCTCGTTCTACAAAAGCCTCGACTACAGCACCTGGCCCCTTGTGAGCCATGTGCAGGCGATCTTTGAGCGCTTTGAACGCTACCCGGGCCACGTGCTGGCGATCTCCAGCGATGGGGCCGACCGCTCCTATCCGGCCTATGACTTTGTGGCCGCGTCCAAGAGCGTGCTGGAGGTGTTCGCGCGCTATATGGGCTCGCATCTCGGGGAGTACGGGACAAAGGTCAACGTGCTTCGTTTTGGCATGGTCGCAACCGAGAGCTTTGAGGCGATGTTCGGCGAGTCCTTCTGGGAGTTTCTGCGCGGGGAGGGGATTGAGCGGGAGGATTTGCTCAGCCCTGAGGAGTGCGGCCAGGCGGTGCTGGCGATGTGCAGCGGCCTCTTTGATGCGATGCAGAGTCAGGTCCTCACGCTCGACCGTGGTATGGCCTTTGAAGATAACCTGATGCGCCGTTATGAGCGCTGGAAGAGCGCGCAGGGCTGAGGTTTTTTGGCCGGAGAGCCCGCGCACCCCACGAACAACCTTTGTTGACGAAACATCCAAAGAGAGACGGAGCAGTTATGACGAAAGAAGAGATCATCGAGATCATCAAAAAGCATCTTAAAGATAACCTGGACGACATCGATATCGATACGGTGTCGGCGGAGAGCTCGATGCGTGACTACGGCGCCAACAGCCTGGATATGATCGAGGTGGTCAGCGCC
The window above is part of the Lujinxingia sediminis genome. Proteins encoded here:
- a CDS encoding phosphopantetheine-binding protein, producing the protein MTKEEIIEIIKKHLKDNLDDIDIDTVSAESSMRDYGANSLDMIEVVSATMRELKIRVPRSELADVQTIDALAAKFLEHVE
- a CDS encoding SDR family oxidoreductase, whose protein sequence is MYPIELKGKVALITGGTRGIGLGSALALGQAGVRCVLTYRWGSADESELLAKFDAIGAPRPMLVAADVANDEDVSALMDAIAAEHAGVDIFISNVAFAARTPSLSDYKKRSFYKSLDYSTWPLVSHVQAIFERFERYPGHVLAISSDGADRSYPAYDFVAASKSVLEVFARYMGSHLGEYGTKVNVLRFGMVATESFEAMFGESFWEFLRGEGIEREDLLSPEECGQAVLAMCSGLFDAMQSQVLTLDRGMAFEDNLMRRYERWKSAQG